CTATTTTAAAAATTGGAGGGTTTTTAATGAATAATAGCGAATTTAAAGTTGGTATAATAGGGGCAGGAAATATGGGAAGTGCAATAATAAAGGGAATAATTAAAGATAAACAAATACCTTATGAAAATATCTATGTGGGAGATATTGATCAGAATAAACTGATGGAGATAAAGAATATCCAAAAGAATATAAACATATCTAAAGATAACAAAGTTGTTGTACAAAATTCAAATTTATTGATATTATGTATTAAACCTCAAATATTCGAAAATGTAGCAAAAGAAATATCAGAACATATAGATAAAAACAAGCTATTGGTATCTATAGCCCCCGGAATAAGTATTAAAAAAATGATGGAGCTTTTCCCTGCTGGTACAAAGATCATACGTGCAATGCCTAACACCCCTGCTCTTGTCGGGTGTGGAATGACGGCATTTTCCGCCAATGATAGGGTAAATTCCAACGAATTAGATACAATTTTCTCTATTTTTTCTGGACTCGGTGAAGTAGAAATCATTGATGAGAATCTGATGGACTGTGTTACGGCAATAAGCGGAAGCAGCCCTGCTTATGTATATATGTTCATAGAAGCTTTAGCTGATGGAGCTGTGTTAAAAGGGATGAGTAGAGAAAAAGCCTATAAAATCTGCTCTCAGGCAGTTATGGGGGCAGCTAAAATGGTACTGGAAACTGAAAACCATCCGGGAGTATTAAAAGATATGGTATGTTCGCCAGGCGGAACAACTATTGAAGCAGTTTATACTTTAGAAAAATGTGGGTTTAGAGCAGCTATAATAGAAGCTGTTAAAACTTGTGAAGAGAAATCTAAACAGATGGGGAGGTAGTAAGGTTAACATAATATAATTATGTTAACCTTTATAAAGTCTATGAATAAAATTTTAATATATACCGATGGTGCATGCAGTCATAATCCGGGCCCGGGAGGATGGGCTGCAATTCTCATTTACAAAAACTATATTAAGGAAATTTCGGGCGGTAATCCAAACACGACAAATAACAGGATGGAGCTGACCGCTGCTGTAAAAGCACTTGAACTCATAAAAAGACCTTCTGATATCATACTTTATAGTGATAGCGCTTATCTGATAAATGCCTTTACTAGAAAATGGGTGGATAGATGGGTCAAAAATGGCTGGAAAACCAGCACAAAAAAAAGTGTTGAAAATAAAGATCTATGGGAACTATTGATAAAATATGATAGAACCCATAACATTGAGTGGGTAAAAGTAAAAGGGCATTCAGACAATGAAATGAATAACAGATGCGATCAACTTGCCAAAGAACAAATAAAAAAATAAAATCCACTTACTTTAAAAATTAATTTTGTTATATATAGTTTAAAAATAGAATCAAATGGGTATTTAATAAATCAGTATTGTAAAAAGCCTGATGAGGAGGTATATAATTGTTAGGAAAAATAATTAAAAACAAGTCGATTGATAATAACAAACAGTCAAAGTACGATAAAATTACCCATAAAACTATAAACGATATAACCCATGATAGTGTACAAGCATCTACAATGATAAGTAGCCTTGATCTAAAGCTCAAATATTATTCGAAGCAATTGGATAATTCTGTGGATAGAATGGATTCAATCTCCCACTCTATGGTATCAATGGCTCAGCAATTATCTGCGAGTATGGATGAGATAGCTAAGTCATCGTCAAATTCAGTATCTAATATAAGTGATATTTCGGACATGTCTTCCAACATTTATAAGAATACTGAAGCTAGCACCAAAATGCT
This Clostridia bacterium DNA region includes the following protein-coding sequences:
- the proC gene encoding pyrroline-5-carboxylate reductase — translated: MNNSEFKVGIIGAGNMGSAIIKGIIKDKQIPYENIYVGDIDQNKLMEIKNIQKNINISKDNKVVVQNSNLLILCIKPQIFENVAKEISEHIDKNKLLVSIAPGISIKKMMELFPAGTKIIRAMPNTPALVGCGMTAFSANDRVNSNELDTIFSIFSGLGEVEIIDENLMDCVTAISGSSPAYVYMFIEALADGAVLKGMSREKAYKICSQAVMGAAKMVLETENHPGVLKDMVCSPGGTTIEAVYTLEKCGFRAAIIEAVKTCEEKSKQMGR
- the rnhA gene encoding ribonuclease HI, whose translation is MNKILIYTDGACSHNPGPGGWAAILIYKNYIKEISGGNPNTTNNRMELTAAVKALELIKRPSDIILYSDSAYLINAFTRKWVDRWVKNGWKTSTKKSVENKDLWELLIKYDRTHNIEWVKVKGHSDNEMNNRCDQLAKEQIKK